Proteins encoded in a region of the Catenulispora sp. EB89 genome:
- a CDS encoding right-handed parallel beta-helix repeat-containing protein, producing MIRVRRRAGRVAAALGAAAALAAGTTAAASTASTASSAGSGPDNHRVTTVFVSPWGNDRDSGTNPGRAVHSLQRAQQIVRSLDSAMRGDIRVELADGTYQLAQPLALDARDSGTNGHTVIWTAAPGAHPVISGGTRVSGFRPSGRTSGGAQIWSAPAPAGLPSREMYVDGNRAQRASGVVPVTLTATPTGYTASSDLMASWGNPTDIEFVYSGGDGYWSLHTGGLGAWTEPRCPIASISGTTITMAEPCWNNSTQRVMRTDGSGRTVNLVGPASVGNHELPTSVENARELLQQPGQFYYDAKAGRVDYVPLPGERLNHADVELATAQTLVSGTGTADVPVHDIAFSGLQFSYGTWDQPSSPEGFSEIQAGYTITGVDGYATQGLCQFIAGGTCPFGNWTKEPGNISFNHDQRISFTGDVFTHLGAAGLDLGDGSQNATVRGSVFTDISGNGLELGGVDDPQPAVAGDHTVGNQITDNHIFSTSVEYRSGVGIDVGYAENSLISHNQLDHTPYTAISLGWGGWPDKIKAPAIADSSHGNVVSDNLIFDAMQYLADGGAIYTQGITGTSLADGEQITGNVIHDILDHGHAIYCDNGSTFMTITSNVEYDNQNDWGSRHADYVPPATGATDDPLDVEHNYWQQGDQDSTARNVTVAANTIITGPQDAPSAIVNAAGLEPRYRGLLSVDPGRGHGAVPYAPQQAAAFAGEGAAYVSFTPTFFDQGRPVVSYTVTASPGDKQVTVDAAAYLKTFYVLVPGLTDGTAYTFTVTADTSAWAGTHSAPSLPTGAVTPGPTTALPAAPASASLDVGVGDVSVHWNPETVASGTTPTLSYDVTLTDQKTGTVTTVTETGKTEVWATKGRDTFAVVGGLAHGDAYAVTVAARNAAGLGPAASAGVVTVG from the coding sequence ATGATCAGGGTTCGAAGACGAGCCGGGCGCGTCGCGGCGGCGCTCGGCGCGGCCGCGGCACTCGCCGCCGGCACCACGGCGGCGGCGTCGACGGCGTCGACGGCGTCGAGTGCGGGCAGCGGCCCCGACAACCACCGGGTCACCACGGTGTTCGTCTCCCCGTGGGGCAACGACCGGGACAGCGGCACGAACCCCGGCCGCGCCGTCCACTCGCTCCAGCGCGCACAGCAGATCGTCCGGTCGCTGGACTCCGCGATGCGCGGCGACATCCGCGTCGAACTCGCCGACGGCACCTACCAGCTGGCGCAACCGCTGGCCCTGGACGCCCGCGACTCCGGGACGAACGGCCACACCGTGATCTGGACGGCCGCCCCCGGCGCGCATCCGGTCATCAGCGGCGGGACGCGGGTCAGCGGGTTCCGGCCCTCGGGCCGGACGTCGGGCGGCGCGCAGATCTGGTCGGCTCCGGCGCCGGCCGGGCTGCCATCGCGCGAGATGTACGTCGACGGGAACCGCGCGCAGCGCGCGTCCGGGGTGGTGCCGGTGACGCTGACCGCGACGCCGACCGGCTACACCGCGTCCTCGGATCTGATGGCGTCGTGGGGGAATCCGACTGACATCGAGTTCGTGTACAGCGGCGGCGACGGGTACTGGTCGCTGCACACCGGCGGGCTCGGCGCCTGGACCGAGCCGCGCTGCCCGATCGCGTCCATATCCGGCACGACGATCACCATGGCAGAACCCTGCTGGAACAACTCGACCCAGCGGGTGATGCGGACCGACGGCTCCGGACGGACCGTGAACCTCGTCGGCCCGGCCTCGGTCGGCAACCACGAACTGCCGACCTCGGTGGAGAACGCGCGCGAACTGCTGCAACAGCCGGGCCAGTTCTACTACGACGCCAAGGCCGGACGCGTGGACTACGTCCCGCTGCCGGGGGAGAGGCTGAACCACGCCGACGTCGAACTCGCGACCGCGCAGACGCTGGTCAGCGGGACCGGCACGGCTGACGTGCCGGTCCACGACATCGCGTTCTCCGGTCTACAGTTCTCCTACGGGACGTGGGACCAGCCGAGCTCTCCCGAGGGCTTCTCGGAGATCCAGGCCGGTTACACGATCACCGGCGTCGACGGATACGCCACGCAGGGGCTGTGCCAGTTCATCGCCGGCGGCACCTGTCCGTTCGGGAACTGGACCAAGGAGCCGGGCAACATCTCGTTCAACCACGACCAGCGGATCTCGTTCACCGGCGACGTCTTCACGCACCTGGGTGCCGCGGGCCTCGATCTCGGCGACGGATCGCAGAACGCCACGGTGCGGGGCTCGGTGTTCACCGACATCTCCGGCAACGGCCTGGAACTCGGCGGCGTCGACGACCCGCAGCCGGCCGTCGCGGGCGACCACACCGTCGGGAATCAGATCACTGACAACCACATCTTCTCCACCTCGGTGGAGTACCGCAGCGGCGTCGGGATCGACGTGGGCTACGCGGAGAACTCGCTGATCTCGCACAACCAGCTCGACCACACCCCCTACACCGCGATCTCGCTGGGCTGGGGCGGCTGGCCGGACAAGATCAAGGCGCCGGCGATCGCCGACTCCAGCCACGGCAACGTGGTCTCGGACAACCTGATCTTCGACGCCATGCAGTACCTCGCCGACGGCGGCGCGATCTACACGCAGGGCATCACCGGGACCTCGCTGGCCGACGGCGAGCAGATCACCGGCAACGTCATCCACGACATCCTCGACCACGGACACGCGATCTACTGCGACAACGGCTCGACGTTCATGACCATCACCTCGAACGTCGAGTACGACAACCAGAACGACTGGGGCAGCCGGCACGCCGACTACGTGCCGCCGGCGACCGGCGCGACCGACGACCCGCTGGACGTCGAGCACAACTACTGGCAGCAGGGAGACCAGGATTCGACCGCCCGGAACGTGACGGTCGCGGCCAACACGATCATCACCGGTCCGCAGGACGCGCCGAGCGCCATCGTGAACGCGGCCGGGCTGGAGCCGCGGTACCGGGGACTGCTGAGCGTGGATCCGGGACGCGGCCACGGTGCGGTGCCCTACGCCCCGCAGCAGGCGGCGGCGTTCGCGGGGGAGGGGGCGGCGTATGTGTCGTTCACGCCGACGTTCTTCGATCAGGGGCGGCCGGTGGTTTCGTACACGGTGACCGCTTCGCCTGGGGACAAGCAGGTGACGGTGGATGCTGCGGCGTATCTGAAGACGTTCTATGTGCTGGTTCCGGGGCTGACGGATGGGACGGCGTATACGTTCACTGTTACAGCCGACACGTCCGCTTGGGCTGGCACGCACAGCGCGCCGTCGCTGCCGACCGGTGCTGTGACCCCGGGACCGACGACTGCTCTGCCGGCGGCACCTGCTTCGGCTTCGCTCGATGTCGGGGTCGGGGACGTGAGCGTGCACTGGAATCCGGAAACCGTGGCGAGCGGCACGACGCCGACCCTGTCCTACGACGTGACGCTGACCGATCAGAAGACCGGCACGGTCACCACGGTCACCGAGACCGGCAAGACGGAGGTCTGGGCGACTAAGGGCCGTGACACGTTCGCGGTCGTCGGCGGGCTGGCGCATGGCGACGCGTACGCCGTGACCGTCGCGGCCCGGAACGCTGCCGGGCTCGGACCTGCGGCGTCGGCGGGGGTGGTGACGGTCGGCTAG
- a CDS encoding DUF6790 family protein, producing the protein MSHTTYAMKTAFPAIWILIAVIGAFLRTRHSAGRHAALETWQRWWAVAALGCGSLWMTISFLAGQQTMADAIGFTRSPFQFEIAFANLALAVMAFRVARPGTTPRERITVGLGAGMFLWGAAFGHVYQWFANGDHQPGNTGGVLAADVLFPAVLIVLARRQQRLDAESVTHPISETQCAS; encoded by the coding sequence ATGAGCCACACGACCTACGCGATGAAGACCGCCTTCCCCGCCATCTGGATCCTGATCGCCGTCATCGGCGCCTTCCTCCGCACCCGGCACAGCGCCGGCCGGCATGCCGCCCTGGAGACCTGGCAGCGCTGGTGGGCCGTCGCCGCCCTCGGCTGCGGCAGCCTGTGGATGACGATCAGCTTCCTGGCCGGCCAGCAGACGATGGCCGACGCGATCGGCTTCACCCGCAGCCCCTTCCAGTTCGAGATCGCCTTCGCCAACCTCGCCCTGGCCGTCATGGCCTTCCGCGTCGCCCGCCCCGGCACCACGCCGCGCGAGCGCATCACCGTCGGCCTCGGTGCCGGCATGTTCCTGTGGGGCGCCGCCTTCGGCCACGTCTACCAGTGGTTCGCCAACGGCGACCACCAGCCCGGCAACACCGGCGGCGTGCTGGCGGCCGACGTCCTGTTCCCGGCGGTGCTGATCGTCCTGGCCCGGCGCCAGCAGCGGCTGGACGCCGAATCGGTCACACATCCGATCTCTGAGACGCAGTGCGCGAGCTAA
- a CDS encoding MarR family winged helix-turn-helix transcriptional regulator — MDDGLPDLLHRVVYLLGEATKKRTEGPDALSYSQMRLLGTLEDIEPATQHQLAQALSVSDPAISRALRPLEAAGMVQVSVDPEHARRRLVETTEAGRKAFHDSGKPLHDELRNALVEAGFPYERYLDDTLRLAKFLEG, encoded by the coding sequence ATGGACGACGGGCTCCCCGACTTGTTGCATCGTGTGGTCTACCTGCTCGGGGAGGCCACGAAGAAGCGGACCGAAGGCCCCGACGCGTTGAGCTACAGCCAGATGCGGCTGCTCGGCACGCTGGAGGACATCGAGCCGGCGACGCAGCACCAGCTGGCGCAGGCGCTGTCGGTGTCCGATCCGGCGATCAGCCGGGCGCTGCGGCCGCTGGAGGCGGCGGGGATGGTGCAGGTGAGCGTCGATCCCGAGCACGCGCGGCGGCGGCTGGTCGAGACGACCGAAGCGGGCCGCAAGGCGTTCCACGACAGCGGGAAGCCGCTCCACGACGAGCTGCGGAACGCGCTGGTCGAGGCGGGTTTTCCGTACGAGCGGTATTTGGACGACACGCTCCGGCTGGCGAAGTTCCTTGAGGGATAG
- a CDS encoding SDR family NAD(P)-dependent oxidoreductase codes for MTGLALVTGASSGIGQAFARRLGGLGYDLIVVGRRRDRLEALAEELPQVKVRPLVADLATDEGVAVVADVCAAEALTLLVNNAGVAHYMPFAELPAAKAAELVHVKVAAPIMLSRAAVPGMLARGEGTIINVAGMIAFSGPATLEQTPVRRAVYAGTLAGSVAFSQVLHEEVKAQGLRVQVLCPGVVATEFHERQGMDLSAVPRMSADDVVTASLRGLELGEVVCAPGVERAELLDAVFAADLAAFGAQSPELAQRYRD; via the coding sequence ATGACCGGGTTGGCGCTGGTCACCGGCGCTTCCTCCGGGATCGGGCAGGCTTTCGCGCGGCGCCTCGGCGGCCTCGGGTACGACCTGATCGTCGTCGGCCGCCGCCGCGACCGTCTGGAAGCGCTCGCCGAGGAGCTGCCGCAGGTCAAGGTGCGTCCGCTGGTCGCCGACCTGGCGACCGACGAGGGCGTCGCGGTCGTCGCCGACGTCTGCGCGGCCGAGGCGCTGACGCTGCTGGTCAACAACGCCGGCGTGGCGCACTACATGCCGTTCGCCGAGCTGCCGGCCGCCAAGGCCGCGGAGCTGGTGCACGTGAAGGTCGCCGCGCCGATCATGCTGTCCCGCGCCGCCGTCCCCGGCATGCTGGCCCGCGGCGAGGGCACGATCATCAACGTCGCCGGCATGATCGCCTTCAGCGGCCCGGCCACGCTGGAGCAGACCCCGGTACGCCGTGCGGTGTACGCGGGGACGCTGGCCGGCAGCGTCGCCTTCTCCCAGGTGCTGCACGAGGAGGTCAAGGCACAGGGGCTGCGGGTGCAGGTGCTGTGCCCCGGCGTCGTCGCGACGGAGTTCCACGAGCGGCAGGGCATGGACCTCAGTGCGGTGCCGCGCATGTCGGCCGACGACGTGGTGACGGCCAGCTTGCGCGGGCTGGAGCTCGGCGAGGTGGTGTGCGCGCCCGGCGTGGAGCGGGCCGAGCTGCTGGACGCGGTGTTCGCCGCCGACCTCGCGGCGTTCGGTGCTCAGTCGCCGGAGCTCGCTCAGCGCTATCGCGACTGA
- a CDS encoding TetR family transcriptional regulator, with protein MAAQETKARILASAFQEFAEYGVAGARVDRIAKNAGCNKNLIYVYFDSKENLFATVLDQHLADAYAGLEFTPENLPDLSRRVFDYAQANPDVYRLLAWATLERTAARPPAREKEHDRKIPLIREQQSAGAVNGGVPPELLLMAVMALATAWSPAFPFGVTANPSATLEQAAIREAVGAMVERIVRADG; from the coding sequence ATGGCCGCACAGGAAACCAAGGCACGCATCCTCGCCTCCGCCTTCCAAGAGTTCGCCGAGTACGGCGTGGCCGGTGCCCGCGTGGACCGCATCGCGAAGAACGCCGGCTGCAACAAGAACCTGATCTACGTCTACTTCGACAGCAAGGAAAACCTCTTCGCCACGGTCCTGGACCAGCACCTCGCCGACGCCTACGCGGGCCTGGAGTTCACCCCCGAGAACCTCCCCGACCTGTCCCGCCGCGTCTTCGACTACGCGCAGGCGAACCCGGACGTCTACCGGCTCCTGGCCTGGGCCACCCTGGAGCGCACGGCGGCGCGGCCCCCGGCGCGCGAGAAGGAGCACGACCGCAAGATCCCGCTGATCCGCGAACAGCAGAGCGCCGGAGCGGTGAACGGCGGCGTACCGCCCGAGCTGCTGCTGATGGCAGTCATGGCGCTGGCGACGGCCTGGTCGCCGGCGTTCCCGTTCGGCGTCACGGCGAATCCGAGCGCGACGTTGGAGCAGGCGGCGATACGCGAGGCGGTGGGGGCGATGGTGGAGCGGATCGTGCGGGCGGACGGCTAG
- a CDS encoding GNAT family N-acetyltransferase, whose protein sequence is MPHLELVRADHAEALLAFERENRAYFAAVIPDRGDQYFAEFAARHAQLLEWQAAGTDYFHVLVTDTGEIVGRVNLVEVKDASAELGYRIAEAAAGRGLATAAVAEVRKLAVTAYGLTSLRAKVTLDNPASHRVLERNGFVATGERMLNGKPAVTYLCELG, encoded by the coding sequence ATGCCACACCTTGAGCTGGTCCGCGCCGACCACGCGGAGGCCCTGCTCGCGTTCGAGCGCGAGAACCGCGCGTACTTCGCAGCCGTGATCCCCGACCGCGGCGACCAGTACTTCGCCGAGTTCGCCGCCCGCCACGCCCAGCTCCTGGAATGGCAGGCCGCCGGCACGGACTACTTCCACGTCCTGGTGACCGACACCGGCGAGATCGTCGGCCGCGTCAACCTCGTCGAGGTGAAGGACGCCTCGGCCGAGCTCGGCTACCGCATCGCGGAAGCCGCAGCCGGCCGGGGCCTGGCTACCGCCGCCGTGGCCGAGGTCCGCAAACTCGCCGTGACCGCCTACGGCCTCACCAGCCTGCGCGCCAAAGTGACGCTCGACAACCCGGCCTCGCACCGCGTGCTGGAGCGCAACGGATTCGTGGCCACCGGCGAGCGGATGCTCAACGGGAAGCCCGCGGTGACGTACTTGTGCGAGCTCGGCTGA
- a CDS encoding DUF2264 domain-containing protein, which translates to MFSRAVPSRADWEAEADRWLLTARKHAIHGGALICPPGPPSQSGLLSDGIEGFARSFLIAGARLGGGEGDPLGHAEWYAEGLAAAMDPSEPGVWPRAVGFEDWPHAGITQPAVEAANLAFGLALCREQVWDQLPDPVRERLAEWLAHHARLRVWQHNNWLLFPAVIEAFLESVGVPVDGGHGAENVERIESWYLGDGWYNDGPPAAPGRNLDHYNSWVFQPFLWQWYLLRGNAEPQWRVERFRARLAEFAASYALLFGDDGGPLQMGRSLAYRHAVLGGLWTAGLAGIDSPGPGVVRGIAGRTLDYFQRLGVDGTEAPSLGWRARECLPAVQEYSGPGSSYFAGMGFLGLAAPASHPLWSATETAESPTGPSVAIFPSLGWAVQHGRDDGIVRVVNHGSDHATSADDPGDPHYAKFAYATRTAPGTGVAWSDRAWATGVDGHAALVDEWGRATRRGRIMGNAAGEGYVASWHVPRLGASGRELAGARIVTASLVTAAFELRCHLVTAPAGWSLREGGHAVASDVELDCESDASGAWAVGDGVRSMVLGAFGYESAGVARYEGANALGTYSAAPYLFARASSGESVHIALHVLDSGAGIGLADVVEVEVSDTQVTARWAEGSTVTVNLGGLFPSRSTDATP; encoded by the coding sequence TTGTTCTCACGCGCCGTGCCCTCCCGCGCCGACTGGGAAGCCGAAGCCGACCGCTGGCTGCTGACCGCTCGCAAGCACGCGATCCACGGCGGGGCGCTGATCTGCCCGCCGGGGCCGCCGTCGCAGAGCGGCCTGCTCAGCGACGGAATCGAAGGCTTCGCTCGCAGCTTCCTGATCGCCGGCGCTCGACTCGGCGGGGGCGAGGGCGATCCGCTCGGGCACGCCGAGTGGTACGCCGAAGGCCTCGCCGCCGCGATGGATCCCTCCGAGCCGGGGGTCTGGCCGCGGGCCGTCGGGTTCGAGGACTGGCCGCACGCCGGGATCACGCAGCCGGCCGTGGAGGCCGCGAACCTGGCGTTCGGCCTGGCGTTGTGTCGGGAGCAGGTGTGGGATCAGCTTCCTGATCCGGTGCGCGAACGGCTGGCCGAGTGGCTTGCGCACCACGCACGGCTGCGGGTGTGGCAGCACAACAACTGGCTGCTGTTCCCGGCGGTGATCGAGGCGTTCCTGGAGTCGGTCGGGGTTCCGGTCGACGGCGGGCACGGCGCGGAGAACGTCGAACGCATCGAATCCTGGTATCTCGGCGACGGCTGGTACAACGACGGACCGCCGGCTGCGCCGGGACGGAATCTCGACCACTACAACTCGTGGGTTTTCCAGCCCTTCTTATGGCAGTGGTATCTGTTGCGCGGGAACGCCGAGCCGCAGTGGCGGGTCGAGCGGTTCCGAGCGCGGTTGGCGGAGTTCGCGGCGTCGTATGCGCTGCTGTTCGGCGATGATGGCGGGCCGTTGCAGATGGGACGTTCGCTGGCCTATCGGCACGCGGTGCTCGGCGGGTTGTGGACTGCGGGGCTGGCCGGGATCGATTCCCCCGGACCGGGAGTGGTCCGGGGGATCGCCGGGCGAACGCTGGACTACTTCCAGCGGCTCGGCGTGGACGGCACCGAGGCACCGAGTCTCGGCTGGCGCGCGCGGGAGTGCCTTCCGGCAGTGCAGGAGTACAGCGGCCCGGGTTCTTCCTACTTCGCCGGGATGGGGTTCCTCGGCCTGGCGGCTCCGGCTTCCCATCCCTTGTGGTCTGCCACCGAAACGGCGGAATCGCCTACCGGGCCCTCGGTCGCGATCTTCCCCTCCCTCGGCTGGGCGGTGCAGCACGGCCGGGACGACGGGATCGTGCGCGTCGTCAACCACGGCAGCGACCACGCCACCTCCGCCGACGACCCCGGCGACCCGCACTACGCGAAGTTCGCGTACGCGACGCGCACCGCTCCCGGTACCGGCGTCGCGTGGTCGGATCGCGCGTGGGCGACCGGCGTGGACGGCCACGCGGCGCTCGTCGACGAGTGGGGCCGGGCGACGCGGCGCGGCCGGATCATGGGGAACGCGGCGGGGGAGGGGTACGTCGCGTCGTGGCATGTGCCGCGGCTCGGGGCCTCGGGGCGGGAACTCGCCGGGGCGCGGATCGTGACGGCTTCGCTGGTGACGGCCGCGTTCGAGCTGCGCTGTCATCTGGTGACGGCGCCTGCCGGGTGGTCGTTGCGGGAGGGCGGACACGCGGTCGCCTCGGATGTCGAGCTCGACTGCGAGTCCGACGCGTCCGGCGCCTGGGCGGTCGGCGACGGGGTGCGGTCGATGGTGCTTGGCGCCTTCGGATACGAGTCGGCCGGGGTCGCGCGCTATGAAGGCGCGAACGCGTTGGGGACGTACAGTGCCGCGCCGTATCTGTTCGCGCGGGCTTCGTCGGGGGAGTCGGTCCACATCGCGCTGCATGTCCTGGATTCCGGCGCCGGCATCGGACTCGCTGATGTGGTCGAGGTCGAGGTGTCCGATACCCAGGTGACGGCGCGCTGGGCTGAGGGGTCTACTGTCACGGTCAACCTGGGCGGCCTTTTCCCATCCCGGAGCACCGATGCCACACCTTGA